A window of Pedobacter lusitanus contains these coding sequences:
- a CDS encoding Rid family hydrolase, whose product MKTILSVFLFIYSFHMMAQTKENQINTLPFSKVKPAADFLFISGQVGSDSLTGKLVTSSFEAESHQVMKNIGHLLKAQGLEFSDLVNVTIYLKNMDNYQMANQVYRTYFKDDFPARVCIAVLDLPAKANIEIAATALKRLNTTTVNKQIIKSFLEEIRSGKNPDNAYSYMADKILAHQMNAEEETTVQRTPQNYTEHIREFLSLYGRFKLEVTEIIAEDDRVYVRWKQTGKHLGTIDGHQATGKQLVEIASAVYRLEKGKITEYWIQIDRLGLEKQLK is encoded by the coding sequence ATGAAAACAATATTATCTGTCTTTTTATTTATCTATTCCTTTCATATGATGGCACAGACCAAAGAAAACCAAATTAATACACTGCCTTTTAGTAAAGTGAAACCAGCTGCTGATTTCCTTTTTATATCCGGGCAGGTTGGTTCCGATAGCTTAACCGGAAAATTAGTAACCAGTAGTTTTGAGGCTGAATCACATCAGGTTATGAAAAATATTGGACATTTACTCAAAGCACAGGGGCTGGAGTTTAGTGATTTGGTCAATGTAACTATTTACCTGAAAAATATGGATAATTATCAAATGGCTAATCAAGTATACAGAACCTATTTTAAAGATGATTTTCCGGCGAGAGTCTGTATTGCGGTTCTTGATCTTCCGGCAAAAGCAAACATTGAAATTGCTGCTACAGCATTGAAACGCCTAAATACTACCACAGTGAATAAACAAATTATAAAGAGCTTTTTAGAAGAGATCCGCTCGGGTAAAAATCCGGATAATGCATATTCATATATGGCTGATAAGATATTGGCACATCAGATGAATGCAGAAGAAGAGACAACAGTTCAAAGAACACCTCAGAATTATACAGAACACATCAGAGAATTCTTGTCTTTATATGGCAGGTTCAAATTAGAAGTCACAGAAATAATTGCAGAAGATGATAGAGTTTATGTGCGATGGAAGCAGACTGGAAAACATCTGGGAACGATTGACGGGCATCAGGCTACGGGGAAACAATTAGTAGAAATTGCCAGTGCAGTTTACAGATTGGAAAAAGGAAAAATTACGGAGTACTGGATTCAGATAGACCGTCTGGGATTGGAAAAGCAACTCAAATAA